A region of Rattus rattus isolate New Zealand chromosome 7, Rrattus_CSIRO_v1, whole genome shotgun sequence DNA encodes the following proteins:
- the LOC116905069 gene encoding ribose-phosphate pyrophosphokinase 1-like yields the protein MPNIKIFSGSSHQDLSQKIADRLGLELGKVVTKKFSNQETCVEIGESVRGEDVYIVQSGCGEINDNLMELLIMINACKIASASRVTAVIPCFPYARQDKKDKSRAPISAKLVANMLSVAGADHIITMDLHASQIQGFFDIPVDNLYAEPAVLKWIRENISEWKNCTIVSPDAGGAKRVTSIADRLNVDFALIHKERKKANEVDRMVLVGDVKDRVAILVDDMADTCGTICHAADKLLSAGATRVYAILTHGIFSGPAISRINNACFEAVVVTNTIPQEDKMKHCSKIQVIDISMILAEAIRRTHNGESVSYLFSHVPL from the coding sequence ATGCCAAATATCAAAATCTTCAGTGGGAGCTCCCACCAGGACTTATCCCAGAAAATAGCTGACCGCCTGGGCCTGGAGCTGGGCAAGGTTGTGACTAAGAAATTCAGCAATCAGGAGACCTGTGTGGAAATTGGGGAAAGTGTTCGTGGAGAGGATGTCTACATTGTTCAGAGTGGGTGTGGTGAGATAAATGACAATCTAATGGAGCTTTTGATCATGATTAATGCTTGCAAGATTGCTTCAGCCAGCCGGGTTACTGCAGTCATCCCATGCTTCCCTTATGCCCGGCAGGATAAGAAGGATAAGAGCCGGGCTCCCATCTCAGCAAAGCTTGTTGCAAATATGCTATCTGTAGCAGGTGCTGATCATATCATCACCATGGATCTACATGCATCTCAGATTCAGGGTTTCTTTGATATCCCAGTGGACAATTTATATGCAGAGCCAGCTGTCCTAAAGTGGATACGGGAGAACATATCTGAGTGGAAAAACTGTACTATTGTCTCACCTGACGCTGGTGGAGCCAAGAGAGTGACCTCCATTGCAGACCGACTGAATGTGGATTTTGCTTTGATTCACAAGGAACGGAAGAAGGCCAATGAAGTGGACCGCATGGTTCTGGTAGGAGATGTGAAGGATCGTGTGGCTATACTTGTGGATGACATGGCTGACACTTGTGGTACAATCTGTCATGCTGCTGACAAACTTCTCTCAGCTGGAGCTACCAGAGTTTATGCTATCTTGACGCATGGAATCTTTTCTGGCCCAGCCATTTCTCGCATCAACAATGCATGCTTTGAAGCAGTAGTAGTTACCAATACCATACCTCAGGAGGACAAGATGAAACACTGCTCCAAAATCCAGGTGATTGACATCTCTATGATCCTTGCAGAAGCCATCAGGAGAACCCACAACGGAGAATCTGTCTCCTACCTGTTCAGCCATGTTCCTCTATAA